The following nucleotide sequence is from Pirellulales bacterium.
GCCGTACGGGTTGTAGCCGTAAGACAGCCCGTTGTTCAGGTAGCCGTAACCGATCGCAATGCCAGGTCGGTTACTCCACATCATGGGCGGGCAATTCGGCACGTTGCCGTTGCCCGTGCCATTGCCACCGTTGCCGTTGTCGTTGCTCGGGGGCGTCGTCTCAGCGGGCGACTTCGTCGCCGTGTTCGGCATGCCCCGCGGTGAGAAGGGATTGTGCACCTCGGCCTGACGCATGCCGGGAACGCTACGGCCTTGTGCCCAGGCCCAGCCGACGGTCAATCCGAGATTGGCCAACGCGGCCAGCGCGCAGACGCGCAGGCCGAACGAGTGCGCGGAATGCATAAACCCCTTTCCTGCGGCCTCCAGCCGCTCGTGACCCTTACCGGATTATTCCGTCGCGCCCTGGTCGCAGCAAGCGAGAATCGCAGCGTTCCGTCGCAAACACGTCCGCCCGGGCTCGACGCCCGGGATCGTTCGAGAACTTAGACCATGCTGGCCTGGCCCAGCAGCTTGCGAAGCGCGGTAATCGCCACTTCGCCAAACTGCCGGGGCGGCACCTGCCAGATCTGCGGGTTCATCAGTTCGATCGAAACGTAGCCTTCGTAGCCAAGTTCGCGGAACAGGTTGAGGATCGGCTCCAGCACAAAATCCCCCTCGCCCGGGAGGATACGATCTTCGTCCTTGGCCAGTTCGCGGGGTAACCCGGCCAGATCGCAAAGCTGCACATGGAACAGGTTGTCGGTGGTCAGGTAGGCCAGATCGTCAGGCTTGCTGGGTCCGCAGTAGTAGTGGAAGACGTCGAAGCAGATCCCCAGATTCGGGTGCCCCACCTCGGCGACCATAGCCGCGGCGGTCAGCAGATTGTTGGCAAACGTGGCCTCGGCCCTGAACTCCAACGCGATCCGCACCTCTTTGTCCGCCGCCAGGGTCGCGGCCTGCCCCAGCGACAGGCTCGCGCGTTCCAGGTCGGTGTGGCTCAGCGGGCCGGTAATATCGCCCGCGACGATCAGCGTCTGCACGCCGAGCTGCCGGCAGATTTCGAGCCGGCGGGAAAAGTGCTCCCAGTGCTCGGCCCGGGCAGCGCCTTGGGTGATCAGCAGCCCGCCCTGAAAGCTGGCGACCGGGGCCACGAGTTCGTGGCGTTCCAGCAGACGGCGAACGTCGTCGACGCTGTGCGTGGCCAGGTAGTTCTCAAGCTTGCCGAGCCACAGCTCGATGGCGTTCACTTTGCCCGCCGCGTATTCTTCGAGGTCGCTCTCGAAGGGCGCGTTCAGCGAACAGACCTGAGCCAATGCAGGCTTCATCGATGCGTGGCGACCCTGCACACGTGAGATAAGGTCAAGCGAACTCACCGATTCTAAGGTGGCGCCGCGCGGAAAGGCAGTCCCCCCCGAAAACTCATGGCGAAACCAATCGCAGCCTAACGATTCCCGGCGGCAATTTCGGCCGAAATCAATTCGCGAATTAGCCGTGCGCCGATGCTGCCCAGCAAGTCGTTCGCCGCGGGGCACGCGGTGTTACAGAGCACCACCACCCCGACCCGGGGTTCCATGCAATACGCCGCGTAGGTCGCTTGGCCGTTGGTTCCGCCGTTGTGCGTGAAAACTGTAGTCTGGTCCGGGCCGGGCAGCAGAAACCATCCCAGGCCGATGTGCCCGACTCCCAGGGCGTCGTAGCGTTGCTCTTGCGCGAGCCGCATCGCTGGCCGTAGTGTCGTTTCGACCTGGCCGCACTGCACGGCCAGATATTGCAGCATGTCGGTCAACGTCGAGCGGATCGCGCCTGCGCCGGCGCTGGTGTCTTGAAAGTCCCAATCGGGACACGGCTGCAAGTCGCTGGTGTGCCCGGTCGTCCTCCGCGCGCGTTGCTCGTCGGTGCCCGTCAGGTGGGTATCCGGCAACTGCAGCGGTTCGCCGATGAATTGGCGGATCATCGCCTCGTAGCCCAGGCCCGTCTTACGGCACAGCGCATAGCCCAGCAGCCCCATGCCGAAGTTGCTGTAGGTAACTGGCCAGGTCGATTGCGGCTCGATCGAGACCTGGCCCAGATCGTCGCGCAGCGCTGTTTCGTCGAACGCGGCAAAAGGATTGAGCTGCACCTTGGGGTCCTTGATCAGCCGGGCAATGATCGACGGTGGGTTGTTCGGCAGACCCGAAGTGTGCGTGGCCAGATCGAGCAGCGTGATTTCGCGGTCGCCCCGTCGGGGCACCTTGTAGTCGGCCGGTAACAGGCTCTTGACCGGCGTATCAAGGGTCAGCTCGCCGCGCGTGACCAGTTCGGCCAGCACCAGCGTGGTCATGGTCTTGGTGATGGAACCGATCTCGAAAATGGTCTGCGCGTCAGGCGTCCCGGCGTCGGCCCGAGTATGCCCGTAGGCGAAAGTTTCGCGACGGCCGTCGGTGTGCAGCAGGCCGATGACCAGGCCCACGGCGCGGTGCTGATCGATAATCTTCTGGGCCTTCGCGTCGACGCTGGCCTGCCAGTCCGGCGCTGCGGCGAGGACAGGAATACAAAGCGCCAATTCGCCGCACAGCAAGGCGACACTGCACCAGATCGCTACACGCATCAAATGGACGTCCTGCGTTCGAGGGTCCGCTCGCCTGGCCTGATCGCCGGCCGCGCAGAGGGCAATTCGTCTGACTGGGATTTTTTACCTGCTCGCCACGCCTGGGTGTACCGAGTAACGTGCCGATCGCGCACCCGAGCAACCCGATCCCGAGGCCCGCCCTCGAGCGAGCGCACCAGCCGGAGTTTCAACTCGCACGGTCCGTGGCTAGTCGACCGTCTCCAGACCTGCTCGGATGCGGGCCGCCAGTTCGCCTGCGCAGTCGTCGATCTTGACGCGCCACTGGCGCAGGCTGTCACGGTCGCGGAACGTAACCGTGCGGTCGCTAAGCGTCTGGCTGTCGACGGTGATGCACACCGGCGTGCCGGCCTCGTCCTGCCGGGCATAGCGCCGGCCGATCGCCCCCTTGTCGTCGTAAAACACGTTGTAGTCGGGCTTGAGTGCCGCGTAGATCTCCTGAGCGATGTCGGGCATGCCGTCGCGGTTGACCAGCGGGCAAATGGCTGCCTTGATCGGCGCCAGCCGCGGATGCAGCCGCAAGAACGTGCGCTCCTGCAGTTCGCCCTTGGCGTCGGGCACCTGTTTGACTTGGTAGGCCTCGCACAAGAAGGCCAGCGTGGCGCGATCGGCCCCGGCCGCCGGCTCGATCACATGCGGAATGAACCGTTCGCGCGATTCGTCGTCGAAGTAGCTCAGGTCTTTGCCGCTGCCGCGATACTTCGGTTTGCCGTCGGGGCCTTTCTCGACGACCAATTGGTCCCCCTCGCGCACGAGTTTGCCCTCCATATGGCTGCGCAGATCGAAATCGCCGCGGTGGGCCACACCTTCGAGCTCGCCGAAATCACCCTCGGGCAGGAATGGAAACGCATATTCGATATCGGCCGTGCCGCACGAGTAGTGGCTCAGCTCGTCGGCCGCATGATCGCGCAGCCGCAGCCGCGAGCTGGCCAGCCCCAAATTGATGTACCACTGGTAGCGCCGGTCGCGCCAGTAGCGATACCACTCGGGCGACGAATTCGGGTGGCAGAAGAACTCCATTTCCATCTGCTCGAACTCGCGCGAGCGGAAAGTGAAGTTCCGCGGCGTGATCTCGTTGCGAAAACTCTTGCCGATTTGGGCAATGCCGAACGGCACCTTGACGCGCGAACTGTCGACCACGTTCTTGAAGTTGACGAACATGCCCTGGGCCGTCTCGGGCCGCAAAAAGGCGGTGCCCTCTTCGCCGGCCAGTGCGCCGATGATCGTCTTGAACATCAGGTTGAACTCGCGCGGCTCGGTCAGCGTGCCTAGCGACTTGGCATCGGGCGCCAGCACCGTCGCGAAATCGCTGACCGTGGTCAACGACGCGGCATCGCCGTCCCAGTGCAGCTTGTCGGCGTCCTTGCCGCGCAGGTTGAAGAACTTCATCGCCTGGTGTTCGAGGTGTGCCAGGCCCTCGGCGTTGGCGCTTTCGGCCGTGGCAAAGATGCGCTGGCCCTTGCATTCGACCCAGCGGCCGTAGACCTGGTCGTGGCGGTAGCGGCGCTTCGACTCGCGACAATCGACCATGTAGTCGTGGAACAGGTCGTAATGCCCTGAGCACTTCCAGACCTGGGGATGCATGATGATCGTGCATTCCAGGCCCGTCATCTGGAACGGCGACGGCGCGCCCGCGGGGGCGACCAGCTCGTTGTGCCCCAGCACCATGTCGCGCCACCAGGCTTCGCGTACGTTGCGCTTGAGCTCGACGCCCAGGGGGCCGTAGTCCCAAAAGCCGTTCAGGCCGCCGTAAATGTCGCTCGACTGAAAGAGAATGCCGCGCCGCTTGCACAGCGAGACCAGTTGTTCCATATCCATGAGGATGCGTGCCTTGTTGAACTGCGGGGGCCCATCTTGGGCTCGGCCAAGCGTGCGAAAAAGACGCAGTTTACTCCACTGCCCGCGATTCGGTCAGCCCCCGCTCGATGCCGCAGCCGCAATTCCGCCCGCGGAACAGCACGGCAACGGCCCGCTCCGAGATGCCGCACGGCGGCGAGCCGTTTTGCTTCGCCGCGTCGCGCCTGCTACTGTGCTTCGCCGATGGCCTCTTGGCGAAGGACCCGTGGGCCTCGCACGCAGCGACTCGTTTCATGAATGACCGCAAAACTAAACGGACGTCGGCGTCGGCGAGCGGCAAACCGGCAGCGCCGTCGCTCGACACCGATCCGCCGGAGGTGGATCGACCGGCTCCGCTACGCCGAGCCGAATGGCTCGTGCCGGTGGCGTTGTGCCTGTTGCCGCTCGCCTGGCAGCGGCCCTACTGGGCCAGCCGTCATGCCGAAGATGATCTCGATCATCTGCTTTACCTGTCCCAGTATCTGCTGGGCGAGCGCAGCCTGCTGCGCTACCTGTTGTGCCCGATCAACGAACATCTGCTGCCGTTGTGGCGGTTGTGGTACCTGGGCTGCTGGCGGATCTTTGGCCTGGATTCCACCGGCTGGCATGTCTGTGTTTCGCTGATGCACGGCCTGGGGGCGGCGTTCTTGTTCTTCGTCTTGCGGCGCGCGACCGGACAGCTATTGCCCGCCCTGGCCGGCTCCTCGCTGTGGGCGCTGGCCGGTGTCGCGGGTTGGGACAGCCCGCTGAGTTGGTTGCCGGCGTCGCACCTCGTCTTCGGTATCACCTGGCTGCTCGGCGCGATGGCTTGCTTGACGCAATATCGCGCCACCCGCGGTTGGACCTGGCCTTTGCTCATGGCGCTGTGCGTCTTGTTGGCGGTCGGCAATATGAGTGCGATGTGGATCCTGACTCCGGCACTGGCCGCGCAATGGTGGCTGTTGGAACGCCGGCCCACCGATCCTTGGCTGCCCCGCGGGCCGTGGTTGTGGGCCTGGTTGATTCCGTTCCTGGTGCTAGGCGTCGTGGCCGTCGCGGCGGCGCGGGGCGTGTTTCTGGAGGTGCCGCCGCAGCCCACGGGGCACGATGCACTGGCCGGCGTGCTGCGAACCGTGGCTTCCTGGGAGCTCACGGCCGAGAATCTCGTCGCGCGGCGGGCCGAGGGCGATCCGCAACCACGCTTGCCGTTCCGCGTTGCCGGCGGAGTCGTGCTCGTTGCCGGGGCGCTGTTCCTGGCCGGGCCGAATCGCCGCTTCGTACTGTTGGTGCTTGGGGTGGTGTTCGTCTATACGGTGCTCGTGCAGACGGCGCGCAGTGTGATGCCGGCTGAATACTCGCTGGGCGCCGGACGCTATGCCTATCTGCCCGTGTGGGGCTGGTGTTGCGTGCTGGCGGCACTCGTCGCTCACCCCTGGCTGCGCGGCACAGGCCGATTCGCGCGCATCGTGGCCACACTGCTCGTGGCGGCGGCCCCTTGGCTCGCGTTTCAGCAATTCCGCGTCACCGAACAGGTGGCCCGGGAAACACGGTACGTCATCGCGCTGTCGGCCAACGCCTTCCACCAGTCGGTACAACTCGCCGGCGCATTGGCCGGCATGGGGCGCGAACGTGGCCAACCCGTGCGGGTGGCGGATTTCACCTGGCTGCAGCGCCCTTCACGCTATACCTTGCGCCGCTTGCTGGCCGTGGCCTATCCTCAGGGCCAAGCCGGCATCACGATCGTGTCGGGCCGCGAATGGACGGCCGCCGATCTGGCCGACGCCCAGCAGTTGCTCGCGCGTCGCAACAACCCGATGCGGTGGACCTGGGACGGCAGCCTGGAAGCGCATCGGCAGGTGGCCGCGGCGCTTTCGGCAAGCGAAAACGCCGCCCACCGAGCGGGCCAGACCTACACGTTGGTCAATTCGGAGGTGACCATCGAACTCTTGGTGTTCGTCGGTCGTGGTGCGGTGCATCCGCCGCGCCAGCACGATCCGGAGTGGCGCAAGGCCAACTTCCAGTTGCTCTTGAGCGACTATGCCAAGGTTCTCTTCCCCGATGGCTTGCGTAACGTCCGGCTTGTCGAAGCCGGCACACTGACGCCCCAGCAGCGCGCCGCCACGCTTGCGCAGTATGCGACGATCGAAGATCCGTTGATGCAGCAGTTTGCCGAACAGCTCAAATCGCTGCCGCAGTCTCCGCCGGCCGCGAAGTAAAAACGACCGGCTGCGCCGCGTGCCGTTATTGCTAGGGTAACTGCGGCAGGATACCTGCGAGAAAACCGGCCAGCCGGTCGGAAGCCTCGAGGCCGTCGCGGTAGAGCCGCCAGAAGTCTTTGGCGCTGCCCGGGCGGCGGACGACGCTGCCGAGTGCCAGCCCCGCCTTGCGCACGACCGACTGCGGGCGGCTGATGTGTTCGATCTCGGCAGGCAAGGCATCGTCGACGGCGTCGCTGATCACGCGGACCGACAAGAACCGCACCCGATGCTGCCGGCAAACCTCGGCCACGGCCGAGGTCTCCATGTCGACCGCCTGCGCGCCGTGTTCGGCGCCTAAGCGGCGCTTGTCCGCAGGATCGATCACCACACGATCGACCGTCAATAGCCGTCCGACGTGCAATTCGCGGCGCGCCGCCAACTCCTCGGGCGGAATCTTCAGATCGACCGACCAGCGCGCCCCCTGCTCGTCGACGATCTCGTTGGCCAGTAGGAAATCGCCGCGCCGCAGTTCGGGCTGCAACGACCCGGCAAAACCAGCCGAGACGATCCAGTCCGGGGTATGACCGTCGACAATCGCCAGGGTTCCGCGCGAGGCGGCCTCGCGGCCGATGCCGGTCTCGACCGCGGCGATGCGCCGGCCGGCGAAGCGACCGGTACAGAGCTTCAGCCGCGCCGCGCGGGTGTGCAGCAGCCCCTCCATGCGATCCTGTAACCCGCGCAGCTCGCCCCCCATGGCGAAGACCAGGCCCACCGAGCAGCGATCGGGACCAGCAGGCTCAGAGCTGTCGGAGTCGCTCGCCTCGGCGCCCGCGGCTACCTGCGCCTGATTGAGCAGGGTCTCATAGAGCTGCGCTTGCGCGCGCCGCTTGATCCAGTTGCCGATCAGCGCTTGCCACACGGTAACGGATGCTCCAAGATCGCAGGGTTCGGCTCAGGGCCTTCGCACCGAGTACATCAAGGCGCGGCTGTCGGCCAGCGGGGCCAACGGCTCCAGTACGCCTTCGCGCACCCACTGTTCGAACCGCTCGCGCGTGACAAAATCGCTAAATCCGTAGTTGCCGGGACTGCGGTAGCGATCGATCTCGGCCCAATTGACCAGGACATGGGTGATCCGTCGCCGCTCCAACTCTCCGCGAAACTCTTCCGCCGTGTGGCCCGCCGCCCACTGTTCGAGCAACGACGGATCGAACGTCGTGTTGTAGAACACGGGCACTCGAAAATCATAGACGGCCGCATCGCCCACGAGCAGCACGGCTTCGCCTTCCGGAACATGCTGGTCGATCCAGCGATGCCAAGGCTCGGGGCGCCGCTCGGGCGCGGAGCGTAATTCGGCCAAGGGAGCGAAATACCGGTTCCAGCCCGACACGCCCGACGTCGCGAACACCAGGTTTCCCCAGAGACCGGCAGCCAGCATCGCGCCAAGCACCCAGCGGCCGCGCCGTGTGATCACTTCGCCCGCT
It contains:
- a CDS encoding sugar phosphate isomerase/epimerase, with product MKPALAQVCSLNAPFESDLEEYAAGKVNAIELWLGKLENYLATHSVDDVRRLLERHELVAPVASFQGGLLITQGAARAEHWEHFSRRLEICRQLGVQTLIVAGDITGPLSHTDLERASLSLGQAATLAADKEVRIALEFRAEATFANNLLTAAAMVAEVGHPNLGICFDVFHYYCGPSKPDDLAYLTTDNLFHVQLCDLAGLPRELAKDEDRILPGEGDFVLEPILNLFRELGYEGYVSIELMNPQIWQVPPRQFGEVAITALRKLLGQASMV
- a CDS encoding beta-lactamase family protein; this translates as MRVAIWCSVALLCGELALCIPVLAAAPDWQASVDAKAQKIIDQHRAVGLVIGLLHTDGRRETFAYGHTRADAGTPDAQTIFEIGSITKTMTTLVLAELVTRGELTLDTPVKSLLPADYKVPRRGDREITLLDLATHTSGLPNNPPSIIARLIKDPKVQLNPFAAFDETALRDDLGQVSIEPQSTWPVTYSNFGMGLLGYALCRKTGLGYEAMIRQFIGEPLQLPDTHLTGTDEQRARRTTGHTSDLQPCPDWDFQDTSAGAGAIRSTLTDMLQYLAVQCGQVETTLRPAMRLAQEQRYDALGVGHIGLGWFLLPGPDQTTVFTHNGGTNGQATYAAYCMEPRVGVVVLCNTACPAANDLLGSIGARLIRELISAEIAAGNR
- a CDS encoding glycine--tRNA ligase, which produces MEQLVSLCKRRGILFQSSDIYGGLNGFWDYGPLGVELKRNVREAWWRDMVLGHNELVAPAGAPSPFQMTGLECTIIMHPQVWKCSGHYDLFHDYMVDCRESKRRYRHDQVYGRWVECKGQRIFATAESANAEGLAHLEHQAMKFFNLRGKDADKLHWDGDAASLTTVSDFATVLAPDAKSLGTLTEPREFNLMFKTIIGALAGEEGTAFLRPETAQGMFVNFKNVVDSSRVKVPFGIAQIGKSFRNEITPRNFTFRSREFEQMEMEFFCHPNSSPEWYRYWRDRRYQWYINLGLASSRLRLRDHAADELSHYSCGTADIEYAFPFLPEGDFGELEGVAHRGDFDLRSHMEGKLVREGDQLVVEKGPDGKPKYRGSGKDLSYFDDESRERFIPHVIEPAAGADRATLAFLCEAYQVKQVPDAKGELQERTFLRLHPRLAPIKAAICPLVNRDGMPDIAQEIYAALKPDYNVFYDDKGAIGRRYARQDEAGTPVCITVDSQTLSDRTVTFRDRDSLRQWRVKIDDCAGELAARIRAGLETVD